The Myxococcaceae bacterium JPH2 genome has a window encoding:
- the gluQRS gene encoding tRNA glutamyl-Q(34) synthetase GluQRS, protein MSGARGRFAPSPTGRMHLGNIRSALLGWLQARAAGGAFLLRIEDLDRARCKPAHVDALKEDLGWLGLDWDEPPLIQSERDAEYREAQARLERAGLVYPCFCTRAEIARAASAPHGLTDEGPRYPGTCAHLTAEQVSERSRTRAPAYRFRAQPGEVRFVDGLLGPTTQDVEALVGDFVIRRNDGVASYQLAVVVDDAASRITHVLRGDDLLTSTPRQLQLYAALGLSAPDFLHVPLVLGEDGKRLAKREGAFALAELRERGVAPERVLGLLASWSGLGDGAPVHLDELVRRFRVESLPREPVVAREATLREALGLG, encoded by the coding sequence ATGAGCGGCGCGCGGGGACGCTTCGCGCCCAGCCCCACGGGGCGCATGCACCTGGGCAACATCCGCAGCGCACTGCTCGGCTGGCTCCAGGCGCGGGCGGCGGGCGGCGCGTTCCTCCTGCGCATCGAGGACCTGGACCGCGCGCGCTGCAAGCCCGCGCATGTGGACGCGCTGAAGGAGGACCTCGGTTGGCTGGGCTTGGACTGGGATGAGCCCCCGCTCATCCAGAGCGAGCGCGACGCGGAGTATCGCGAGGCCCAGGCGCGACTGGAACGCGCGGGGCTCGTGTATCCGTGCTTCTGCACGCGCGCGGAGATCGCCCGCGCCGCCAGCGCGCCTCACGGATTGACGGACGAAGGCCCGCGCTATCCCGGCACCTGCGCGCACCTCACCGCGGAGCAGGTGTCCGAGCGCTCCCGCACGCGAGCGCCCGCCTACCGATTCCGAGCGCAGCCCGGCGAGGTGCGCTTCGTGGATGGGCTCCTCGGCCCCACCACGCAGGACGTGGAGGCCTTGGTGGGGGACTTCGTCATCCGGCGCAACGATGGCGTGGCCAGCTACCAGCTCGCGGTCGTGGTGGACGACGCGGCCAGCCGCATCACGCACGTGCTGCGCGGCGACGACCTGCTGACGTCCACGCCCCGCCAACTCCAGCTCTACGCGGCGCTGGGGTTGAGCGCTCCCGACTTCCTCCATGTGCCCTTGGTGCTGGGTGAGGACGGCAAGCGTCTGGCCAAGCGGGAGGGCGCGTTCGCGCTCGCGGAGCTGCGGGAGCGGGGGGTCGCGCCCGAGCGAGTGCTCGGGTTGCTCGCCTCCTGGAGTGGCCTGGGGGATGGCGCTCCGGTTCACCTCGACGAGCTGGTGCGCCGCTTCCGAGTCGAGTCGCTGCCACGCGAGCCCGTGGTGGCGCGCGAGGCCACGCTGCGCGAGGCGCTGGGCCTGGGCTGA